From one Mytilus edulis chromosome 1, xbMytEdul2.2, whole genome shotgun sequence genomic stretch:
- the LOC139513413 gene encoding uncharacterized protein, translating into MEDFLNEFLGESQESVDEEVFLPDISKHGRMEDDYSSLSMSPTVSNQDRSSDRDLEDIIPDTPESTLRLNTGRNLFDYILEIQQSVKELHQKIDKEKKFRIEGAVQQELNVIAKAAFGTDIFNVSDCFIDEIKQLIQLEMNRTPTALEVRMAKQHIRKKFSMEYRPAMYRTLKKNMEMGREQITRKLFKSFASTLHQTTVNTVGYRKKVVLIMRIVQRRGSIVPGTFWTRVRNLYDSIEEKIPARKLAIYEAFQRKDDRGGREQ; encoded by the exons ATGGAAGACTTTTTGAATGAATTTTTGGGAGag tCTCAAGAATCAGTAGATGAGGAGGTATTCTTACCTGATATCAGTAAACACGGAAGGATG gAAGATGACTATTCCTCATTGTCTATGTCACCAACAGTGTCCAATCAGGATAGGAGCAGTGACAGG gATCTGGAAGATATAATACCGGACACACCAGAATCCACACTGAGACTTAATACAG GAAGAAATTTATTCGATTACATCCTGGAAATACAACAGTCAGTTAAAGAATTACACCAAAAAATTGACAAAGAAAAAAAGTTCCGAATTGAGGGTGCAGTTCAACAAGAGTTGAATGTAATTGCCAAGGCGGcgtttggtacagacattttcaatgTGTCAGACTGTTTCATT GACGAAATAAAGCAGCTGATCCAATTGGAAATGAACAGAACCCCTACTGCACTTGAAGTTAGAATGGCCAAACAGCATATAAGAAAGAAGTTTAGTATGGAGTATAGACCTGCTATGTACAGAACT ctaaaaaaaaatatggaaatgggAAGGGAGCAAATAACCAGAAAATTATTCAAAAGCTTTGCAAGTACCTTGCACCAAACCACTGTAAATACAGTAGGATATAGAAAAAAAGTAGTATTGATAATG AGAATTGTACAAAGAAGGGGTAGCATTGTCCCAGGTACTTTCTGGACCAGAGTCAGAAATCTATATGACTCAATAGAAGAAAAGATACCAGCCAGAAAACTGGCTATTTATGAGGCGTTTCAAAGGAAAGATGACAGGGGGGGGAGGGAACAATAA